From a single Labrenzia sp. PHM005 genomic region:
- a CDS encoding hemin-degrading factor produces the protein MTTDQVQTVCGLDAAQIRKARAKNPKMRERDFAQSLDISEAELAAAFVGYGTRRIEPRFDNLFSGLQQVGKVMALTRNESAVHEKIGPFEKFINGERAALILGEQIDTRMFPSNWVNGFAVEKQDGKDVRRSLQFFDAHGDAVQKIYARPETDMKAWDRLIDELALDDQEPGVLPNITPAPVFTRKTPADGVELQLRDRWKSLTDIHQFHGLLRDLDLDRVSAFELIGDDWAWRLDNGSVPALLRLAAAEEIPIMCFVGNKGCIQIHTGKIKTVMAKGPWINIMDPTFHLHLRTDHIHDVWAVRKKADTGHVTSIEAYDSDGKQIIQFFGARGEGNAERDDWRTLAENLPKLDRAISLGAAE, from the coding sequence ATGACCACTGACCAAGTTCAAACCGTTTGCGGGCTGGACGCAGCGCAAATCCGAAAAGCACGCGCAAAAAATCCGAAGATGCGGGAACGTGACTTTGCGCAATCTCTGGACATCTCGGAAGCGGAGCTTGCCGCAGCTTTTGTTGGCTATGGAACCCGGCGGATTGAGCCACGGTTCGACAACCTTTTTTCCGGTCTTCAGCAAGTCGGAAAAGTGATGGCGCTCACCCGCAACGAAAGTGCTGTTCACGAGAAAATCGGCCCGTTCGAAAAATTCATCAACGGCGAACGGGCAGCCTTGATTCTCGGTGAACAGATCGACACACGAATGTTCCCCTCCAACTGGGTCAATGGATTTGCCGTTGAAAAACAAGATGGCAAGGATGTGCGCCGGTCATTGCAGTTTTTCGATGCCCATGGCGATGCAGTTCAGAAGATCTATGCCCGCCCGGAAACGGATATGAAGGCCTGGGACCGCCTGATCGACGAATTGGCGTTAGACGATCAGGAACCCGGCGTATTGCCGAATATCACGCCTGCACCAGTTTTCACCCGTAAAACTCCGGCTGATGGTGTGGAGTTACAGCTCCGCGATCGCTGGAAATCCTTGACCGATATCCATCAATTCCATGGACTCCTAAGAGATTTGGACCTTGACCGAGTAAGCGCGTTTGAACTTATCGGGGACGATTGGGCCTGGCGGCTCGACAACGGCTCGGTTCCAGCGCTTCTGCGCCTCGCGGCAGCCGAGGAAATCCCGATCATGTGTTTTGTAGGCAACAAAGGCTGCATCCAGATTCACACCGGAAAAATCAAAACCGTGATGGCAAAGGGACCTTGGATCAACATCATGGACCCAACGTTCCATCTTCACTTGAGAACCGATCACATCCATGACGTTTGGGCGGTTCGAAAGAAAGCCGATACCGGGCATGTAACGTCGATTGAAGCCTACGACAGCGACGGCAAACAGATCATCCAATTCTTTGGCGCACGCGGAGAAGGCAACGCCGAACGTGATGACTGGCGCACTCTGGCCGAAAACCTCCCCAAACTTGATCGTGCCATCAGCCTCGGAGCAGCAGAATGA
- a CDS encoding biopolymer transporter ExbD produces MHIEPLPKKHKPISLTPLVDVIFLLLLFFMLSSTFSRFGQVEIGAPAAGGGSGAMPKAILSIKPGLMRLNGEPVSEDQLQEQARDLLDRDIDSLLVFMKSGSTTQQLVIVMGVLKSVDGLNVSVAGSQ; encoded by the coding sequence ATGCACATTGAACCGCTGCCCAAGAAACACAAGCCGATCTCTCTGACACCACTGGTCGATGTGATTTTCCTGCTGTTGCTGTTTTTTATGCTGTCTTCAACGTTCAGCCGGTTTGGTCAGGTGGAAATCGGCGCACCGGCGGCAGGGGGCGGCAGTGGGGCCATGCCCAAAGCAATCCTTTCCATTAAGCCGGGCCTGATGCGCTTGAACGGGGAACCTGTGTCGGAAGACCAGCTCCAGGAGCAGGCCCGAGATCTTTTGGATCGAGATATCGACAGCCTGCTGGTGTTTATGAAAAGCGGCAGCACGACGCAGCAGCTTGTCATAGTGATGGGCGTTTTGAAGTCGGTTGACGGTCTGAATGTGTCTGTGGCCGGATCCCAATGA
- a CDS encoding biopolymer transporter ExbD: MINLPQKVEKRPLETTISLINIVFLMLIFFLVAGQLAPPQDPDVVLSKSEDAPPLPPPDALYVRKDGSLVYRDETTTAADYFLVHRETAEGEREPVQLGADADLPAKKLLEHVAALYSAGASNVVIVTRMSAE, encoded by the coding sequence ATGATCAATCTTCCGCAAAAGGTAGAAAAACGGCCGTTGGAAACGACGATATCGCTCATCAATATCGTGTTTTTGATGCTGATCTTCTTTTTGGTGGCGGGTCAGCTGGCACCGCCACAGGACCCAGATGTTGTGCTTTCAAAATCTGAAGATGCGCCGCCCTTGCCACCTCCCGATGCGCTCTATGTGCGGAAAGACGGCAGTTTGGTTTACCGGGACGAGACAACAACGGCCGCAGACTATTTTCTTGTGCACCGCGAGACCGCTGAGGGTGAGCGTGAGCCGGTTCAGCTTGGTGCAGATGCAGATCTCCCGGCGAAGAAGCTGCTGGAACATGTGGCCGCGCTTTATTCGGCTGGAGCGTCAAACGTTGTGATCGTTACCCGGATGAGCGCTGAATGA
- a CDS encoding TonB-dependent receptor domain-containing protein encodes MGHKNSRHAQLFGGVALWTFAISGTAHAQDEVATPLQRIVLGSGVEKVAIDTPQAVTVLDQDAIDNEQAQTIGELFRDIPGVTVTGSDRAIGQSFNIRGIGALSSSDESKIIVTVDGATKFYEQYRVGSFFSDPELYKQVEVLRGPASSTLYGSGAIGGVINFTTKDPSDFLKPDDTFAVRLKGMFDSNKYGFMTSAVATARLSEQTEVLLNGNFRKSKDYEDGQGIEIPGSAFKSFSGLAKVVHRFGDNNEQAVRLSYQRWQSDADGTEYSQTNTSGFGTIDREVTDQTVVLNYENPASDNPYLDLAVNLSFSDTAVDQENASLGAFSSSQLFEDAEYGYRTWQGKVENTFEQSGSSFENFLTVGTQVSYQERIAETTSGGVGFHPEGTDTKFGFYVQDEFIWQDRLTLIPGVRVDMIELSPDSSIAGASDQSEVAFSPKLAALYKFNDTFSIFGSVAHTERAATLDEMFSTSGPARGYPGGRTASLNLDKEKSNAVEAGFSVSAWDLLQDGDGLQLKTTAFYNDLKDLISTNPDQGQITPVRYYVNIDEAEIYGVELEAAYNSEYVYSTVALSLVRGEDKATGETLTSIPADTLAVTLGGRVPDYDIDFGWRGLFAASIDSGATTGPFAGYAVHDVFASWTPDEGRFAGMELRAAVENIFDKSYQNNLAGDKGRGRTFKLTLNKQISW; translated from the coding sequence ATGGGGCACAAGAATTCCCGTCATGCTCAGCTTTTTGGCGGCGTAGCTCTCTGGACTTTTGCAATATCGGGGACAGCTCATGCGCAAGACGAGGTTGCGACCCCGCTGCAGCGGATCGTCCTTGGCAGCGGAGTGGAAAAGGTTGCGATCGACACGCCGCAGGCCGTTACAGTTCTCGACCAGGACGCGATCGACAATGAGCAAGCCCAAACAATAGGGGAGCTGTTTCGCGACATTCCCGGTGTGACGGTGACTGGCAGCGACCGGGCCATCGGCCAATCCTTTAATATCCGCGGTATCGGCGCCCTGAGTTCATCAGATGAATCAAAAATCATCGTCACAGTCGATGGAGCAACCAAATTCTATGAGCAATACAGGGTCGGTTCGTTCTTCTCCGATCCGGAGCTTTACAAACAGGTCGAGGTTCTGCGTGGGCCTGCGTCTTCGACGCTCTATGGATCAGGTGCTATCGGTGGTGTGATCAATTTCACCACGAAAGATCCGAGCGACTTTTTGAAACCGGACGACACCTTCGCAGTTCGCCTGAAGGGAATGTTCGATTCCAACAAATATGGTTTCATGACATCTGCGGTTGCAACTGCCCGTTTGTCGGAGCAGACGGAAGTTCTCTTGAACGGAAACTTCCGCAAATCCAAGGATTACGAAGATGGCCAGGGGATTGAAATTCCGGGCTCTGCGTTCAAATCCTTCTCCGGACTGGCCAAGGTCGTTCATCGCTTTGGAGACAACAACGAGCAGGCCGTTCGCTTGTCCTATCAACGCTGGCAGAGTGATGCAGATGGGACGGAGTATTCCCAAACCAACACCTCGGGCTTCGGCACAATCGACCGGGAAGTGACAGACCAGACCGTAGTTCTGAACTATGAGAATCCGGCCAGTGACAATCCGTACTTGGATTTGGCGGTGAACCTGTCGTTTTCCGATACCGCGGTTGATCAGGAAAATGCGTCCTTGGGCGCTTTCTCTTCCTCCCAGCTGTTTGAAGATGCCGAATATGGCTACCGAACCTGGCAAGGGAAGGTGGAAAACACCTTTGAGCAGTCCGGCTCGAGTTTTGAGAACTTCCTGACGGTCGGCACTCAAGTCTCCTATCAAGAGAGGATTGCAGAAACGACCAGCGGGGGAGTTGGTTTTCACCCGGAAGGAACCGACACAAAGTTTGGTTTTTATGTTCAAGACGAATTCATCTGGCAGGATCGTCTGACCCTTATTCCAGGGGTTAGGGTGGATATGATCGAGTTGTCGCCGGACAGTTCAATCGCTGGAGCCTCCGATCAGTCAGAGGTCGCGTTTTCTCCCAAATTGGCAGCACTCTACAAATTCAATGACACATTCTCGATTTTTGGGTCTGTCGCACATACAGAGCGTGCAGCGACGCTGGACGAGATGTTCTCAACGTCCGGGCCGGCGAGAGGGTATCCGGGAGGCCGGACGGCTAGCCTTAACTTGGACAAGGAGAAATCCAACGCCGTGGAAGCCGGGTTCTCTGTTTCCGCCTGGGATTTACTCCAAGATGGTGACGGGCTTCAGCTGAAAACAACCGCCTTCTACAACGACCTGAAGGATCTGATCTCGACCAATCCGGACCAGGGGCAGATCACGCCGGTTCGCTATTACGTCAACATCGACGAAGCCGAGATCTACGGTGTTGAACTGGAAGCGGCCTATAACTCCGAATATGTCTACAGCACCGTTGCGCTGAGCCTTGTGCGCGGTGAGGACAAGGCAACCGGCGAGACCTTGACCTCAATTCCGGCTGATACGCTGGCGGTCACGCTGGGCGGGCGGGTTCCCGATTACGACATCGATTTCGGCTGGCGCGGTCTGTTTGCGGCAAGCATCGATTCAGGGGCAACGACCGGACCGTTCGCCGGGTATGCCGTGCACGATGTGTTTGCCAGCTGGACGCCGGACGAAGGCCGTTTCGCCGGTATGGAGCTGCGGGCAGCAGTCGAGAACATCTTTGACAAGTCCTATCAGAACAATCTGGCCGGCGATAAGGGGCGCGGCCGGACATTCAAACTCACCCTAAACAAACAAATCAGCTGGTGA
- a CDS encoding hemin ABC transporter substrate-binding protein, with product MKSVLRFPYLDVTAGLLLALLALILTINPISAQEIAKRIVAVGGSVTEVVYALEEQDRLIARDSTSVHPREVHDLPDIGYIRALSPEGVLSVDPDLLLMLDGSGPLEAVDVLKKSGVGIAHIPNHFTAEGITEKVRVIGKALGVPEKAETLAQALEADLAAAQKEAEDRDTDLRVLFVLSTRGGRIMAAGRDTAAHGILELAGATNAVQDFPGYKQLSDEAILSAMPDVVLMMDRHGRFGASADELFSHPALAQTAAGKARRLIKMPPDYLLGFGPRTADAIRDLAQELSGMQS from the coding sequence ATGAAGTCCGTTCTACGTTTCCCTTATCTGGACGTGACAGCTGGATTGCTACTCGCACTCCTTGCGCTGATCCTGACAATAAATCCGATTTCGGCCCAAGAGATCGCCAAGCGGATCGTTGCCGTCGGCGGATCCGTGACCGAAGTCGTTTATGCGTTAGAAGAACAAGACCGGCTGATTGCAAGAGACTCAACCAGCGTGCATCCACGTGAAGTCCACGACCTGCCCGACATCGGCTATATCCGCGCGCTGTCACCGGAAGGTGTCCTCTCGGTAGATCCGGACCTTCTGTTAATGCTGGATGGCAGCGGTCCACTGGAAGCCGTTGATGTTCTTAAAAAATCCGGCGTTGGTATCGCGCATATTCCCAATCACTTTACAGCCGAAGGCATTACGGAAAAAGTCCGGGTCATCGGAAAGGCGCTTGGGGTTCCGGAAAAAGCGGAAACGCTGGCTCAGGCGCTGGAAGCTGATCTTGCAGCCGCGCAGAAAGAAGCTGAGGACAGGGACACGGATTTACGGGTTCTGTTTGTGCTATCGACGCGGGGCGGACGCATTATGGCTGCGGGCCGGGACACGGCCGCCCACGGCATCTTGGAATTGGCTGGAGCCACGAACGCGGTTCAAGATTTTCCCGGATACAAACAACTCAGTGATGAAGCCATCTTGAGCGCAATGCCCGATGTTGTGCTGATGATGGACCGCCACGGCCGTTTTGGCGCTTCCGCAGATGAACTTTTCAGCCACCCTGCCCTTGCCCAAACGGCGGCCGGCAAAGCGCGCCGTCTTATCAAAATGCCGCCGGATTACCTCTTGGGTTTTGGTCCGCGCACGGCCGATGCCATCCGGGATCTGGCACAGGAGCTGAGCGGGATGCAAAGCTGA
- a CDS encoding energy transducer TonB: protein MSGLRKAFLAALCLSLAIHVGAVALTIKSKPDLEIAGAGEVQSIVLGSSPFSTISAGAVPQAETVPPAENPVAEQPVVRPQTDAAEIAPTQLVSPVQPPLAVPTVAVAEVQQMEAIPLAQTGGELLVTPKQENKAVVKSPPLAPAHSEVMPAPEAVAARQVEVLERKQAEPAKEVLADAARQPQKFPEHGLQTRVNEQVDPLKEVQTSVPAPKLKPAPPKREIVKKLQKTKNKKTATRLKKNQKDVPKAQTARRAGAGGKSNRTAQKGGSERKGKGKTAGNSDVTSYPARVHRKVLRSVRSPRSIGRLKTDAHVRFTVQASGAVAGVRLVRSSGNEAFDQVALKSVRRAAPFPAIPASAKRKSWTFTLPIGAR from the coding sequence ATGAGCGGGCTGCGCAAGGCGTTTTTAGCAGCGTTGTGCCTGTCCTTGGCAATCCACGTCGGCGCTGTCGCACTCACCATCAAATCTAAACCGGACCTTGAGATTGCCGGGGCAGGGGAGGTTCAGAGTATTGTTCTGGGCAGTTCCCCTTTCAGCACGATTTCCGCAGGCGCTGTACCCCAAGCTGAAACCGTCCCGCCAGCAGAAAATCCTGTTGCCGAACAGCCGGTCGTGCGACCTCAAACGGATGCCGCCGAAATTGCGCCAACGCAGCTGGTCTCGCCGGTTCAGCCACCATTGGCGGTGCCGACCGTCGCTGTTGCTGAAGTGCAGCAGATGGAGGCAATACCACTCGCTCAGACAGGCGGAGAACTACTGGTTACGCCAAAGCAAGAGAACAAGGCCGTTGTAAAATCCCCGCCTTTGGCACCAGCTCATTCTGAGGTTATGCCAGCACCAGAGGCTGTGGCCGCGCGCCAGGTGGAGGTCCTGGAGCGTAAGCAAGCCGAACCGGCCAAAGAAGTCTTAGCCGACGCCGCTCGTCAGCCACAAAAATTTCCGGAACACGGGCTTCAAACCAGGGTCAATGAACAAGTAGACCCCTTGAAAGAGGTTCAGACCTCTGTCCCGGCACCAAAACTGAAACCTGCTCCGCCCAAACGCGAGATTGTCAAAAAACTTCAGAAGACCAAGAATAAGAAAACTGCAACTCGGTTGAAGAAAAATCAGAAAGACGTTCCAAAGGCACAAACGGCCAGACGGGCCGGAGCTGGAGGAAAATCAAACCGGACTGCGCAAAAGGGGGGCTCCGAACGCAAGGGCAAAGGCAAGACCGCCGGCAATTCAGATGTGACCAGCTATCCGGCTAGGGTGCATCGCAAAGTCTTGAGGTCGGTTCGCTCACCTCGGAGCATTGGCCGGCTTAAGACCGATGCTCATGTCCGTTTCACTGTTCAGGCAAGTGGTGCTGTGGCGGGTGTTCGCCTCGTGAGATCTTCAGGGAATGAGGCCTTTGATCAGGTGGCGCTGAAGTCGGTCCGCCGGGCTGCGCCTTTTCCAGCGATACCAGCCAGCGCCAAACGCAAGTCCTGGACCTTTACATTGCCGATCGGAGCAAGGTGA
- a CDS encoding DUF4114 domain-containing protein produces the protein MASLPATRPMIGTNEDDVLTGTRHSDVMSGRFGDDIMTGQNGNDEVWGGTGDDTLYGNNGNDILYGSGGPDLIDVTGIEIVDDHPVSVVFEGETAGYRNTFGDYKVQDDGLITDVEILWPNASLQGSGGDLVQGESREFLDVEAGDRIGFFIISNGYSLNNGYQGLDLDVTQDTENAPELVFRDDDGNQATIHSDGPKLYHIAADGSETWIRTHAYHTAAFEETADLNPDGILHTTGVLKADAGTITLGFEDLYNGGDRDFDDSVFTVDIGLANALVLNAHYQQETDGSDPEPEPGNGNNVDEIERSDNDVLIGGDGADELHGRSGDDDLSGNNGHDDLHGGSGNDELNGNAGQDNLYGNSGNDHLYGGNHDDNLNGNNGDDALYGEAGNDTLIGGTGNDYLEGGNGDDTLIGGSGDDVQLGGYGNDTLRGGAGNDQLDGGNDNDELVGGAGNDILTGGNGEDDLTGGAGNDQLDGGDGDDSLIGGSGDDVLTGGYGEDTIRGGAGNDELRGGNNADSLYGGHDDDVFFGDAGDDMMHGGRGNDTVDYSAFDVDLSVSLHNARAHGLEIGTDTIRFIDNIVSGGGDDTLKGSRGVNVIEAGAGDDSIRSLQGADTLTGGAGSDTFVFRTYDLDEADVITDFEIGIDLLDFSHLAGSTDDQTFLSRLQSSSESGNLTLSADLSGGGAYTDVCILNNADNETVTTLFENDCFIF, from the coding sequence ATGGCAAGCTTGCCTGCAACACGCCCCATGATCGGCACAAACGAAGACGACGTTCTCACCGGCACACGGCACTCTGACGTCATGTCCGGCCGGTTCGGAGACGACATCATGACAGGCCAGAACGGCAATGACGAAGTCTGGGGCGGCACCGGGGATGACACACTCTATGGCAACAACGGAAACGACATCCTTTACGGATCCGGCGGACCGGATCTCATAGATGTCACCGGCATTGAGATTGTTGATGACCACCCAGTGTCAGTGGTGTTTGAAGGAGAAACTGCCGGTTACCGCAACACATTCGGCGACTACAAGGTCCAGGACGACGGATTGATCACCGATGTCGAGATCCTTTGGCCCAATGCCTCCCTGCAAGGCAGCGGCGGAGATTTGGTTCAAGGCGAGAGCCGGGAGTTTTTGGATGTTGAGGCCGGCGACCGGATCGGCTTTTTCATCATCTCCAACGGCTACAGCCTAAACAACGGCTACCAGGGCCTGGACCTCGATGTCACACAAGATACGGAAAATGCTCCAGAACTGGTATTCCGCGACGATGACGGCAACCAGGCAACGATCCACAGCGACGGACCAAAGCTCTATCATATTGCGGCCGATGGCTCGGAAACCTGGATCCGCACACATGCCTACCACACGGCAGCCTTTGAGGAGACCGCCGACCTCAACCCGGATGGGATCCTGCACACTACGGGCGTTCTGAAAGCCGACGCCGGTACAATTACCCTTGGTTTCGAGGACCTCTACAATGGCGGCGACCGAGATTTCGACGACAGCGTATTTACGGTCGATATCGGTTTGGCGAACGCCCTCGTTCTCAACGCACACTATCAGCAGGAAACGGACGGCAGCGATCCAGAACCTGAGCCGGGAAACGGCAATAATGTCGACGAAATCGAACGCTCCGACAATGATGTTCTGATCGGCGGCGACGGCGCTGATGAATTGCACGGACGCTCCGGTGACGACGACCTATCCGGCAACAATGGTCACGATGACCTTCACGGCGGATCAGGCAATGACGAACTCAACGGCAACGCGGGCCAGGACAACCTTTATGGCAACTCCGGCAATGATCACCTCTACGGCGGCAACCATGATGACAATCTGAACGGCAACAATGGCGACGACGCTCTTTACGGTGAAGCTGGCAATGACACCCTGATCGGAGGCACCGGCAACGACTATCTTGAAGGCGGGAATGGGGATGACACTCTGATCGGCGGGTCCGGCGACGATGTCCAACTGGGTGGATATGGCAACGATACACTCCGCGGCGGTGCTGGGAATGATCAGCTCGACGGCGGAAACGACAACGACGAACTCGTGGGCGGCGCCGGCAACGACATTCTAACTGGAGGGAATGGAGAAGATGACCTGACAGGCGGAGCTGGCAACGACCAGCTTGATGGTGGCGATGGCGATGACAGCCTCATTGGCGGATCAGGCGATGATGTCCTGACCGGCGGATATGGTGAAGACACCATCCGAGGCGGGGCTGGCAATGACGAGCTCCGTGGCGGCAACAACGCCGACAGCCTCTATGGCGGCCATGACGATGATGTCTTCTTCGGCGATGCTGGCGATGACATGATGCACGGCGGCCGTGGCAATGACACGGTCGATTACTCCGCCTTTGACGTTGACCTGTCTGTATCGCTTCACAACGCACGGGCCCACGGGCTGGAGATTGGAACCGACACCATCAGGTTCATCGACAACATCGTCTCGGGAGGCGGTGATGATACGTTGAAGGGATCGAGAGGAGTCAATGTGATCGAGGCCGGCGCCGGCGACGATTCCATCCGGTCGTTGCAGGGTGCGGACACCCTGACCGGCGGAGCCGGAAGCGACACCTTCGTGTTCCGAACCTACGATCTGGATGAAGCTGATGTCATTACCGACTTTGAGATCGGCATCGACCTTCTGGACTTCAGCCACTTGGCTGGCAGCACAGACGATCAGACGTTTTTGTCCCGCCTTCAGTCCTCGTCTGAGAGCGGGAACCTGACACTGTCTGCGGACTTGTCGGGAGGCGGTGCCTATACGGATGTCTGTATTCTCAACAATGCGGACAACGAAACAGTGACCACCTTGTTCGAAAATGACTGCTTCATTTTTTAG
- a CDS encoding FecCD family ABC transporter permease, whose translation MSDVLSTRPGRGFAHVLGLTDLKNGDRAGLALWVIGLLGMALAATMLASVAIGPIPIPVLSILPHIPGQIFDPGSPLPEGISLRDWIVVMEIRLPRILLGALIGAALAVSGAVMQGLFRNPLADPGIVGVSAGAGLGAAFFIVLGSTTLAPVMTVLGIYAVPFAAFTGGLITTLLLYRIGTRGGFTSVATLLLAGIALGALAGAVTGVLVYISNDQQMRDLQFWGLGSLAGANWEKMASVAPIILLMLFATPFLARGLNGLTLGEAAAAHIGIRVQRLKNISILLVAAATGASVAVSGGIGFVGIVVPHLLRLTIGPDHRYLLPASALLGACLLIAADTLARTIVAPAELPIGIITAFVGAPFFLWILLRNRGQMGL comes from the coding sequence ATGAGTGACGTTCTTTCAACGCGGCCGGGTCGCGGGTTTGCCCATGTCCTTGGCCTGACCGACCTGAAAAACGGTGACCGGGCCGGTCTGGCGCTCTGGGTGATCGGGCTTTTGGGGATGGCACTAGCGGCAACAATGCTCGCCAGTGTTGCGATTGGGCCAATTCCAATCCCGGTTCTATCGATCCTGCCGCACATTCCAGGTCAGATTTTTGATCCGGGTAGCCCGCTGCCGGAGGGTATTTCCTTGCGCGATTGGATCGTTGTCATGGAAATTCGGCTTCCTCGCATCCTACTTGGCGCCTTGATCGGAGCGGCGCTGGCTGTCTCAGGTGCGGTGATGCAGGGGCTCTTCCGGAACCCGCTTGCCGATCCCGGCATCGTCGGCGTATCGGCCGGAGCCGGGCTCGGCGCTGCATTCTTCATCGTTTTAGGCAGCACCACCCTGGCCCCGGTCATGACCGTCCTGGGGATTTATGCGGTCCCCTTTGCGGCCTTCACGGGCGGCTTGATCACCACCCTTTTGCTTTACCGGATCGGGACACGCGGAGGGTTTACCTCCGTTGCCACCCTGCTCTTGGCCGGCATTGCTCTCGGCGCTCTAGCCGGTGCAGTTACCGGCGTTCTTGTCTACATCTCCAATGACCAGCAGATGCGGGATTTGCAGTTCTGGGGACTAGGCTCGCTGGCAGGCGCGAACTGGGAAAAGATGGCATCGGTCGCGCCGATCATCCTTCTCATGTTGTTTGCAACGCCCTTTCTGGCACGTGGACTGAACGGTTTGACCCTTGGCGAAGCAGCAGCAGCGCATATCGGCATTCGTGTCCAGCGGCTTAAAAATATCAGCATTCTGCTGGTTGCAGCCGCCACCGGCGCGTCTGTTGCGGTCAGTGGCGGTATCGGCTTTGTCGGTATTGTCGTGCCGCACCTTCTGCGCCTGACCATTGGGCCAGACCACCGCTACCTGCTACCTGCTTCCGCGCTTTTGGGTGCCTGTCTTTTGATTGCAGCTGATACGCTCGCACGAACCATCGTTGCGCCAGCAGAGCTGCCGATCGGCATCATCACCGCCTTCGTTGGTGCACCGTTCTTCCTGTGGATCCTCTTGAGAAACCGGGGGCAAATGGGGCTATGA
- a CDS encoding MotA/TolQ/ExbB proton channel family protein — translation MITKILEQVVSFLQLGGPVVTVIAGLSVIALALILVKVFEFLFCGIGNTRREKAGVQAWLSNQQRDAITHIQRSKSAAGKAVLTTCQLLEKRAQKPEIEERVSVQAASDLHHFSKGIRALEAIAQVAPLIGLFGTVLGMIEAFQALQSAGSNVDPSALAGGIWVALMTTAAGLAVAMPVSLIVTWLEGRLEAERIAIQTLTSRLLLPESGILDYQPDGPVTEPAFAYAH, via the coding sequence ATGATCACAAAAATCTTAGAGCAAGTTGTGTCGTTTCTTCAGCTGGGCGGACCCGTTGTCACGGTTATCGCCGGTTTGTCCGTGATCGCATTGGCTTTGATCCTGGTGAAGGTCTTTGAATTTCTGTTCTGCGGCATCGGCAATACCCGGCGGGAGAAAGCAGGAGTCCAGGCCTGGCTCTCTAATCAGCAAAGAGATGCCATTACGCATATTCAGCGGTCCAAGAGCGCCGCCGGTAAAGCTGTCCTGACCACCTGCCAACTCTTGGAAAAACGGGCCCAAAAGCCCGAAATTGAAGAGCGGGTCTCGGTCCAGGCAGCCAGCGACCTTCATCATTTTTCCAAAGGCATCCGGGCGCTGGAAGCAATAGCCCAAGTCGCACCGTTGATCGGTTTGTTCGGGACGGTATTGGGGATGATCGAAGCCTTTCAGGCGCTGCAGTCTGCGGGCAGCAATGTCGACCCATCGGCGCTGGCAGGTGGCATCTGGGTCGCCCTTATGACGACTGCAGCTGGGCTCGCGGTTGCCATGCCGGTCTCATTGATCGTGACCTGGCTGGAAGGGCGCCTCGAAGCGGAACGCATTGCCATTCAAACCCTGACATCGCGTCTGCTGCTGCCAGAAAGCGGCATTCTGGACTATCAGCCGGATGGGCCGGTAACCGAACCGGCCTTTGCCTATGCACATTGA
- a CDS encoding heme ABC transporter ATP-binding protein, with translation MLDVSNVSVSLGRTQIVNDMSLTACAGELLAIIGPSGSGKTTLLKAITGERGYTGSLSLDGTEISSTTPEAQALVRGVLPQASHLSFPLTVSEVIGLGILDRSAGRADRAQRIKEALTKVGLPGFDGRTYQDLSGGEQQRVQLARVLCQVWDPVAPDGTPRWLFLDEPVSSLDIKHQYQIMQLARDYAKSGGGVVAVMHDLNLTSAFADKVLVMKSGIKVRHGVLKEVFSSDILSPAFEMPLEISNTGQGLIRVMPTFSR, from the coding sequence ATATTGGACGTTTCAAATGTCAGCGTTAGTCTTGGCCGGACACAGATCGTCAATGATATGTCGTTGACAGCGTGCGCCGGCGAACTCCTTGCCATTATCGGCCCAAGCGGCTCGGGCAAAACAACGCTCTTGAAGGCGATAACCGGCGAGCGCGGATACACTGGCAGCTTGAGCCTGGACGGCACCGAAATCTCTTCGACCACGCCGGAAGCACAAGCACTCGTGCGCGGAGTATTGCCTCAGGCCAGTCATCTGTCGTTTCCACTGACCGTGTCAGAAGTCATCGGGCTTGGTATCCTCGATCGGAGCGCAGGCCGCGCAGACCGGGCACAGCGGATCAAAGAGGCATTGACCAAAGTTGGTTTACCCGGATTTGACGGCCGGACCTATCAGGACCTTTCCGGCGGGGAACAGCAGCGCGTTCAGCTGGCCCGGGTTCTGTGCCAGGTCTGGGACCCGGTTGCGCCAGATGGCACCCCGCGTTGGCTGTTTTTGGATGAACCGGTCTCCAGCCTGGACATCAAACACCAGTATCAGATCATGCAGCTAGCCAGGGACTACGCCAAGAGCGGCGGCGGTGTTGTTGCGGTCATGCATGACCTTAATCTGACAAGCGCTTTTGCCGACAAGGTTCTGGTTATGAAGTCCGGGATTAAAGTTCGGCACGGCGTCTTAAAGGAAGTCTTTTCAAGCGACATCCTGAGCCCCGCATTTGAGATGCCCCTGGAAATCAGCAACACGGGCCAAGGTCTCATCCGGGTCATGCCGACCTTCTCTCGTTGA